The sequence below is a genomic window from Lentimicrobium saccharophilum.
ATACATCATTCTGAGCAGGTTAATCTATTTCGGATAGAGTGGTCCTTCTTTTTTATTCAGATCCCGGATCACTAGATTATTGCCGGTTCCAGATAAATTATTTATACAATCTGCTTAAGCATAACACTTATCAATCGATTTGCCAGTGTTGATTCTGAACCCTTCTCCTTTCCCGGGTTATAAACTGATCAGCATTTTGGGTGTTGTGTTTGCGATAATGATCAGCATTAATACGTCAGGTATTCTCGTTAGCTATCTGCTTTAATGAATAATATTTTTCCTGAATATCATAATTATAATTAATCCGGATAATGCAGAATGTAATAATTCTGATGATCCGGAATGCCCGGATGGTGAAAAGAATTTGCATCGATTGCTTATTTGGATTATTAAATAACATGAAATCAGGATGATAGAAAATTTTCATCGCCGAATGAATACAAATTCCGGCTTGGCCGGATTTATTTTAATCAGTCAATGTAATATAGATGCATTTCATTAGAAAATCTTATCCGGTAGCTTGAAAAATAGTTTATTTTTGCATTCCTTATTCATTTAATTATTCTCTCAGGCGATGAAAAACAAATACATTGATCTCATTGAGCAAACATTCGACTTTCCCCAGGAAGAATTCCGGGTTGAAGACAATGAGCTGTATTTTCACAATATTCCTTTGATGGATATCATCAAACAATATGGTACACCACTAAAGATATCCTATCTGCCGAAGATCAGCCAGCAGATTCAGAAGGCCAAGAAATTGTTCAATGTTGCCATTGCGCGGAGCGATTACCAGGGGGATTATCATTATTGTTATTGTACGAAGAGTTCCCATTTTTCATTTGTACTGGAGGAAGTGCTTAAGAATGATGTACACCTTGAAACCTCTTCCGCATTTGATATTTTTTTGCTGGAGACCCTGCATGAACAGGGGCTGATTGACAAGGAGACCTACATTATCTGTAACGGGTTTAAACGGCCGCAGTACATTGAGAACATTGCCAAGCTGATCAATGAAGAGTTTGTGAATACCATCCCCATCCTCGACAACAAGTTTGAACTGGATCAGCTTGACCGGAACATCACCCGCAAGTGCAAGATCGGTATGCGGATTGCCGCTGAGGAGGAGCCGAAATTTGAGTTTTACACTTCAAGGCTGGGAATCCGTTACAACGACATCATTCCCTATTATGAAGAGAAGATCAAGAACAATCCGAAATTTGAACTGAAGATGCTGCACTTCTTTATCAACACAGGGATCAGGGATTCAGCCTATTATTGGAATGAGCTTTCGAAATGCGTCAATCTGTATTGTCAGTTGAAACATATTTGTCCTGAACTTGATTCATTGAATATTGGCGGTGGTTTCCCCATCAAGAATTCGCTTTCGTTTGACTACGATTACGAATATATGGCCGAGGAGATCATTGCACAGATCAAGATGATCTGTGACAGGAACAACACTCCGGAACCACATATTTTCACTGAGTTCGGCTCATATACCGTTGGAGAAAGCGGCGCCGTGCTCTATTCAATCATTGACCAGAAACAGCAGAATGACCGGGAGTTGTGGGATATGATCGATTCATCATTTATGACCACGCTGCCTGATACCTGGGCCTTGAACCAGCGTTTTATTTTACTGGGCATTAACAAATGGGATTCGGAATACGAAAGGGTGTTTCTGGGCGGGCTTACCTGCGACAGTGAAGATTATTACAATGCAGAGGCACACGCCAACGCGATATTTCTTCCCAAGCTTGACAACGAAGAGCCGCTGTACATCGGTTTGTTCCATACCGGTGCTTATCAGGAATCCATCGGGGGTTACGGAGGGATTCAGCATTGCCTGATTCCTGCGCCCAAGCATATTATTATTGATCTGGACGAAGAAGGCGAATATACCACCAAGCTTTTTGCCAAAGAACAATCGCACAAATCAATGCTTCGCATTCT
It includes:
- a CDS encoding type III PLP-dependent enzyme domain-containing protein; translated protein: MKNKYIDLIEQTFDFPQEEFRVEDNELYFHNIPLMDIIKQYGTPLKISYLPKISQQIQKAKKLFNVAIARSDYQGDYHYCYCTKSSHFSFVLEEVLKNDVHLETSSAFDIFLLETLHEQGLIDKETYIICNGFKRPQYIENIAKLINEEFVNTIPILDNKFELDQLDRNITRKCKIGMRIAAEEEPKFEFYTSRLGIRYNDIIPYYEEKIKNNPKFELKMLHFFINTGIRDSAYYWNELSKCVNLYCQLKHICPELDSLNIGGGFPIKNSLSFDYDYEYMAEEIIAQIKMICDRNNTPEPHIFTEFGSYTVGESGAVLYSIIDQKQQNDRELWDMIDSSFMTTLPDTWALNQRFILLGINKWDSEYERVFLGGLTCDSEDYYNAEAHANAIFLPKLDNEEPLYIGLFHTGAYQESIGGYGGIQHCLIPAPKHIIIDLDEEGEYTTKLFAKEQSHKSMLRILGY